The following proteins are encoded in a genomic region of Vigna radiata var. radiata cultivar VC1973A unplaced genomic scaffold, Vradiata_ver6 scaffold_51, whole genome shotgun sequence:
- the LOC106780689 gene encoding beta-galactosidase 6 encodes MEKWVVIVMVLVSWKIRESFCANSEVTYDGRSLIIDGQRKILFAGSIHYPRSTPQMWPNLIAKAKEGGVDVIQTYVFWNLHEPQPGKYDFSGRNDLVGFIKEVKAQGMYVCLRIGPFIESEWTYGGFPFWLHDIPGIVYRTDNEPFKFYMQNFTTKIVNMMKAEGLYASEGGPIILSQIENEYQNIERAFGEAGSPYVQWAAKMAVGLNTGVPWIMCKQTDAPDPVINTCNGMKCGETFTGPNSPNKPALWTENWTSFYQVYGGQPYLRSAEDLAFHVTLFIARNGSYVNYYMYHGGTNFGRTSSAYVITAYYDQAPLDEYGLLRQPKWGHLKQLHTAIKSCSTTLLQGVQRNFSLGQLQEGYVFEEEKGECVAFLINNDREKKVTVQFRNRSYELLPKSISILPDCQNVTFNTANVNTTSNKRIISPKQNFSSVDVWKQFQDVIPSFEDISLKSNSFLEQMNTTKDETDYLWYIHRFENNLSCSKPTLNVQSAAHVAHAFVNNTYIGGAHGNHDVKNFTLELPVTLHEGTNNLSILSVMVGLPDSGAFLERRFAGLISVQLHCSEKESLNLTNSLWGYKVGLLGEQLQAYKGQNSSGIEWSQLGNIEEQTLIWYKTAFDTPEGDDPVVLDLGSMGKGEAWVNGQSIGRYWILFHDSKGNPSQSLYHVPRSFLKDSGNVLVLVEEGGGNPLGISLDTVSVTDLNQNFSKLSFPSSS; translated from the exons ATGGAGAAGTGGGTGGTGATTGTGATGGTGTTAGTGTCATGGAAAATAAGGGAAAGTTTTTGTGCTAATTCTGAGGTAACATACGATGGAAGATCTCTCATCATTGATGGACAGAGGAAAATTCTCTTCGCTGGTTCCATTCATTATCCTCGCAGCACTCCTCAG ATGTGGCCAAATTTGATAGCGAAAGCAAAGGAAGGAGGAGTGGATGTTATTCAAACCTATGTGTTTTGGAATCTTCACGAGCCCCAACCAGGAAAG TATGATTTCAGTGGGAGAAATGACCTTGTGGGATTCATAAAGGAAGTTAAAGCTCAAGGAATGTATGTTTGCCTGAGGATTGGACCTTTCATTGAGAGTGAATGGACATATGG GGGTTTTCCTTTCTGGTTACATGATATCCCTGGCATTGTCTACCGAACGGATAATGAGCCATTTAAG TTTTACATGCAAAATTTTACTACAAAAATTGTGAACATGATGAAGGCAGAAGGTCTATATGCTTCCGAAGGAGGACCAATTATATTGTCACAG ATTGAAAATGAATACCAAAACATTGAAAGGGCATTTGGCGAAGCAGGATCGCCGTATGTTCAATGGGCTGCAAAAATGGCTGTGGGACTTAACACTGGCGTTCCATGGATTATGTGCAAACAAACTGATGCTCCTGATCCTGTG ATAAACACATGCAACGGCATGAAATGTGGAGAAACTTTCACTGGACCAAATTCCCCCAATAAACCTGCTTTGTGGACTGAGAATTGGACATCTTT CTATCAAGTATATGGTGGACAGCCATACCTAAGGTCTGCTGAAGATCTGGCATTTCATGTCACCCTTTTTATTGCAAGAAATGGAAGCTATGTCAACTATTATATG TACCATGGAGGAACCAACTTTGGGAGAACAAGTTCTGCTTATGTTATAACAGCCTATTATGATCAAGCTCCACTTGATGAATATG GTTTACTCAGGCAACCCAAGTGGGGACATCTCAAGCAGTTACATACTGCAATAAAGTCTTGCTCTACCACTTTACTACAAGGAGTGCAGAGGAACTTCTCTTTAGGTCAACTGCAGGAA GGATATgtctttgaagaagaaaaaggagaatgTGTTGCATTCCTTATAAACAATGATAGAGAAAAGAAGGTCACTGTGCAATTCCGTAATAGATCATACGAATTGCTCCCCAAGTCAATTAGCATCTTACCAGATTGTCAAAATGTGACATTCAACACTgcaaat GTAAATACCACAAGCAACAAAAGGATCATAAGTCCTAAACAAAACTTCAGTTCAGTGGATGTTTGGAAGCAATTCCAAGATGTCATTCCAAGCTTTGAAGACATCTcactaaaatcaaattcatttctTGAGCAAATGAATACAACCAAAGACGAAACGGATTACCTTTGGTATATTCATAG GTTTGAAAACAATTTATCTTGCAGCAAACCAACACTCAATGTTCAGTCCGCTGCTCATGTTGCCCATGCATTTGTGAACAACACGTACATAG GTGGGGCACATGGAAATCATGATGTTAAAAATTTCACCTTAGAGCTCCCAGTTACATTACATGAAGGGACAAACAACCTTTCTATACTTAGTGTTATGGTTGGACTTCCG GATTCAGGGGCATTTCTTGAAAGAAGGTTTGCTGGTTTAATAAGTGTGCAACTTCATTGCAGCGAAAAAGAGTCTCTTAATTTGACAAATTCCTTGTGGGGTTATAAG GTTGGATTACTGGGGGAGCAATTACAAGCATATAAAGGACAAAATAGCAGTGGTATTGAATGGAGTCAACTGGGGAATATTGAGGAACAAACGCTCATTTGGTACAAG ACTGCATTTGACACACCAGAGGGAGATGACCCTGTTGTCTTGGATCTTGGTTCAATGGGAAAAGGTGAGGCTTGGGTGAATGGACAAAGCATTGGTCGTTATTGGATCTTGTTTCACGATTCCAAAGGCAACCCTTCACAATCACT GTATCATGTGCCTCGGTCTTTCCTCAAAGACTCTGGAAACGTTTTGGTTTTGGTGGAGGAAGGTGGTGGGAACCCTCTTGGCATCTCCTTGGACACTGTTTCAGTCACAGATTTAAACCAAAACTTTTCTAAATTATCATTTCCCTCTTCTTCTTAg
- the LOC106780716 gene encoding beta-galactosidase 10 — translation MKLCLLVAVLLLTVTVVSCGNVSYDGRSLIIDGQRKLLISASIHYPRSVPAMWPGLVQTAKEGGVDVIETYVFWNGHELSPGNYYFGGRFDLVKFARTVQQAGMFLILRIGPFVAAEWNFGGVPVWLHYVPGTVFRTYNQPFMYHMQKFTTYIVNLMKQEKLFASQGGPIILAQIENEYGYYENFYKEDGKKYALWAAKMAVSQNTGVPWIMCQQWDAPDPVIDTCNSFYCDQFKPTSPNRPKIWTENWPGWFKTFGGRDPHRPAEDVAFSVARFFQKGGSVHNYYMYHGGTNFGRTAGGPFITTSYDYDAPIDEYGLPRLPKWGHLKELHRAIKLCEHVLLNGKPVNVSLGPSVEADVYTDSSGACAAFISNSDDKNDRTVEFRNTSYRLPAWSVSILPDCKNVVFNTAQVNSQTNVVAMIPGSLQQSNKGVNSLIWDIVKEKPGIWGTADFVKNGFVDLINTTKDTTDYLWHTTSIFVGENEEFLKKGSKPVLLIESTGHALHAFVNQEYQGTGTGNGTHSPFTFKNPISLRAGKNEIALLCLTVGLQTAGPFYDFVGAGLTSVKIKGLNNGTIDLSSYAWTYKIGVQGEHLKLYQGDGLSNVNWTSTSQPPKMQPLTWYKTIVDAPPGDEPVGLDMLHMGKGLAWLNGEEIGRYWPRKSEFKSKDCVKECDYRGKFNPDKCDTGCGEPTQRWYHVPRSWFKPSGNVLVLFEEKGGEPDKIRFVRRKISGACALVSEDHPSVGLLSQGEDKLQNIKNIPFVRLTCPSNTHISAVKFASFGTPSGSCGSFLKGDCHDPTSSTVVEKTCLNKNDCVITLTEENFKTNLCPGLPRKLAVEAVCS, via the exons ATGAAGTTGTGTTTACTTGTGGCGGTGTTGCTGCTCACAGTCACAGTGGTTTCATGTGGCAATGTGAGCTACGATGGTCGCTCCCTCATCATCGATGGCCAACGCAAGCTTCTTATCTCTGCTTCCATTCATTACCCTCGAAGCGTTCCTGCG ATGTGGCCTGGTCTTGTTCAAACAGCGAAGGAAGGAGGGGTAGATGTGATTGAAACCTATGTTTTCTGGAATGGCCATGAGCTTTCTCCTGGCAAT TATTACTTTGGAGGAAGGTTTGATCTGGTCAAGTTTGCGAGGACTGTTCAGCAGGCTGGGATGTTCTTGATTCTTCGAATAGGCCCATTTGTTGCAGCAGAATGGAATTTTGG TGGTGTGCCGGTGTGGCTACATTACGTTCCAGGCACGGTATTCCGGACTTATAATCAGCCTTTCATG TATCATATGCAGAAGTTTACAACATACATAGTGAACCTTATGAAGCAAGAGAAGCTTTTTGCTTCACAAGGGGGTCCCATAATCTTAGCTCAG ATAGAAAATGAATATGGATactatgaaaatttttataaagagGATGGTAAGAAATATGCCTTGTGGGCTGCAAAGATGGCTGTGTCTCAGAATACTGGTGTCCCTTGGATAATGTGCCAACAATGGGATGCTCCAGATCCTGTG ATTGATACATGCAATTCATTCTACTGTGACCAATTTAAACCCACTTCTCCAAATAGGCCCAAAATTTGGACTGAGAACTGGCCTGGATG GTTTAAGACTTTTGGGGGCAGAGATCCTCACAGGCCAGCAGAAGATGTTGCATTTTCTGTTGCTCGTTTCTTCCAAAAAGGTGGAAGTGTACACAATTACTACATg TATCATGGAGGAACAAATTTTGGACGAACAGCTGGTGGTCCATTCATTACTACAAGTTATGACTATGATGCCCCCATAGATGAGTATG GGCTACCTAGACTTCCAAAATGGGGACATCTTAAGGAACTTCATAGAGCTATCAAGTTATGCGAGCATGTACTGCTTAATGGGAAACCAGTTAATGTCTCCCTTGGTCCTTCTGTGGAG GCTGATGTCTATACTGACTCATCCGGAGCATGCGCTGCTTTTATTTCCAATTCTGATGATAAAAATGATAGAACAGTGGAATTTCGGAATACGTCATATCGCTTGCCAGCTTGGTCAGTTAGCATTCTTCCTGATTGCAAGAATGTAGTGTTCAACACAGCACAG GTTAATTCCCAGACAAATGTAGTTGCAATGATTCCCGGAAGTTTGCAGCAATCAAATAAAGGTGTAAATTCTTTGATATGGGACATTGTGAAGGAGAAACCAGGAATATGGGGAACAGCAGACTTTGTCAAAAATGGTTTTGTTGATCTCATCAATACTACCAAAGATACCACTGACTACCTATGGCATACCACAAG TATATTTGTTGGTGAAAATGAAGAGTTCTTGAAAAAGGGAAGCAAACCAGTTCTTCTAATTGAGTCTACAGGTCATGCTCTCCATGCTTTTGTGAATCAGGAATATCAAG GTACTGGTACTGGAAATGGTACACATTCGCCATTCACTTTTAAGAATCCCATCTCCCTCCGAGCAGGGAAAAATGAAATTGCTTTGTTGTGCTTGACAGTTGGCTTACAG ACAGCTGGACCCTTTTATGACTTTGTGGGGGCAGGACTCACAAGTGTGAAGATTAAGGGACTGAACAATGGGACGATAGACTTGTCTTCATATGCTTGGACTTACAAG ATTGGAGTGCAAGGAGAACACCTAAAGCTATACCAGGGAGATGGGTTGAGTAATGTCAACTGGACATCTACTTCACAACCACCAAAAATGCAGCCATTGACATGGTACAAG ACTATTGTGGATGCTCCACCTGGAGATGAACCAGTTGGATTGGATATGTTACACATGGGCAAAGGTCTAGCCTGGTTAAATGGAGAGGAAATAGGAAGATATTGGCCTAGAAAAAGTGAATTCAAGAGCAAAGACTGTGTGAAGGAATGTGATTACAGAGGCAAATTTAATCCCGACAAATGTGACACTGGTTGTGGAGAACCAACACAGAGATG GTATCATGTTCCACGATCCTGGTTCAAGCCATCAGGAAATGTCCTTGTTCTTTTTGAGGAGAAAGGTGGAGAACCAGATAAGATTAGGTTTGTGAGACGCAAAATATCTGGTGCGTGTGCCCTTGTTTCTGAGGATCACCCCTCGGTTGGACTCCTTTCTCAGGGTGAAGATAAATTACAGAATATCAAAAACATTCCTTTTGTCCGTTTGACCTGCCCCAGTAACACTCATATATCAGCTGTGAAGTTTGCTAGTTTTGGAACTCCCTCTGGATCATGTGGATCTTTCCTCAAGGGAGATTGCCATGATCCCACTTCTAGCACAGTTGTTGAGAAG ACCTGCCTAAACAAAAACGACTGTGTCATAACATTAACTGAAGAGAATTTCAAGACCAACTTGTGTCCTGGTTTACCAAGGAAACTTGCAGTGGAAGCGGTTTGTAGTTGA